ATACCATTTCAGAAAAATCATCGTCAATTTCAAGGGGTTGATAATGCATATAATCAAGTCCACGCAATATCGTCTGCATCAAAACAGCCTCTTTCTCTTCATTCGTGCCCTGGGGGAACATGGCTCCCGCTAAGAGAAAGATGGCGATAATAGAAACAGACAGATAAATGATTCCTTTTTTGATCTTCATAATTTTTTGTTTTCTTTCAGAAACAAAGATGGATAATTGTATAAAATGTTGCACCCAAAAATGGGATAACCATACCATTAACGGAAAAAAGTATGGTTTAGTTAAGTATCAGGATCAAAATAATGGATTTTTCCATTAAAAAGCCACCGAATAAAGCCGTCTGCCTCTTTTTTAACAAAAAGATAACAATAAATACTACCTCGGCACCTCCACGCTTTTCATAATATCCCGGATCAGGCTTCTGGTGTCAATACCTTCCATTTCACGTTCGGGGGTCAGGATGACCCTGTGATTGAGCACGGGATAAGCGACATACTGGATATCATCAGGAGTCACAAAATCACGTCCGTTCATAGCGGCCACCGCCTTGGATGTTTTCATGATCGCGAGGGATGCACGGGGGGAAGCTCCCAGGAACAAGTCCGGATTATTACGCGTTTCATGCACGATCCCTGCGATATAATCCAGCAACTGATCCTTAATATGCACCTGCTCTATCAACTCCCGGCATTCCCGTACGTCCTTGGTGGTGAAAACAGCTGAGACATCAGCCACACTCTTCATGTCAAAATCCCGGGAAAAGCGTTTCAGAATAGCTTTTTCATCCGCCAGGTCAGGGTAATCTACGTGTATCTTAAAAATGAAGCGATCCAATTGCGCCTCGGGCAGTTTATAGGTTCCTTCCTGTTCAATGGGATTTTGTGTGGCGACGACAAAAAAGGGAAATTCAAAAGCATAGGTAACCCCATCCGCCGTAACCTGGTGTTCTTCCATCACCTCAAACATGGCTGCCTGTGTTTTGGCAGGGGCTCGGTTGATTTCATCGACGAGTATGACATTGGCAAAAATGGGCCCTTGTTTGAAGGTGAATTCCGATGTTTTCATATTAAACACTG
This sequence is a window from Lewinellaceae bacterium. Protein-coding genes within it:
- a CDS encoding MoxR family ATPase, translating into MSVDELNENLELENNDPQVPQVNPIEEATPAEPPVLEPGHERWQQSRLDLSKVANVVNKVKNEVGKVIVGQDEYIELLLTALFTGGHVLVEGVPGIAKTLMAKLMAKTLDTQFSRIQFTPDLMPSDVIGTTVFNMKTSEFTFKQGPIFANVILVDEINRAPAKTQAAMFEVMEEHQVTADGVTYAFEFPFFVVATQNPIEQEGTYKLPEAQLDRFIFKIHVDYPDLADEKAILKRFSRDFDMKSVADVSAVFTTKDVRECRELIEQVHIKDQLLDYIAGIVHETRNNPDLFLGASPRASLAIMKTSKAVAAMNGRDFVTPDDIQYVAYPVLNHRVILTPEREMEGIDTRSLIRDIMKSVEVPR